The following coding sequences are from one Treponema bryantii window:
- a CDS encoding KAP family P-loop NTPase fold protein, whose product MKSYDLKPTNENILETLKNDRIRRRLYLINFLKFLDIVNTNATISLDGEWGSGKTFFIKQIIYVLLNTNIFIENENMEANREELEKYLGKDIMYDRTFLPVYYNAWKNDNLMDPLLSVIREIINSYSSTKKFTGNTDVISGIKSIAKDIISSFELHIPLPNKENPANPGSIDISGENLSNVIDSLDHLKKKNYLEQLEEEDVLQEKINQLFNQICEEKGDRIIVFIDELDRCKPTFAINLLERIKHYFDNEKITFVFSTNIIELQNTIKNYYGNNFDAENYLDKFFNFRFQLPTIDINEYLQFLGETLNTSYESTQLLFIMEHFKFSMRNINHYLQTYDIVSRLFKSYNNITSDYGLQFCSDCIIPILVYLYLFDKKRYKNFLMGNEEEFFISLMLCKINDTYIKDFVFLTSSLSGSETREKGSLRAIYNLIFSQENYDTFFAKAISTKYKFVPKIKNILESCMSCLFDVSLFN is encoded by the coding sequence ATGAAAAGTTATGATTTAAAACCAACAAATGAAAATATATTAGAAACATTAAAAAATGATCGTATTAGAAGACGTCTTTATTTAATTAATTTTTTGAAATTTCTTGATATTGTTAATACAAATGCAACAATTTCCTTAGATGGTGAATGGGGATCTGGAAAAACATTTTTTATTAAACAAATTATTTATGTATTATTAAATACAAATATATTTATAGAAAATGAAAATATGGAAGCAAATAGAGAAGAACTCGAAAAATATCTTGGTAAAGATATAATGTATGATAGAACATTTCTTCCAGTATATTACAATGCTTGGAAAAATGATAATTTGATGGATCCTTTATTATCTGTTATTAGAGAAATTATAAACTCATATTCATCAACAAAGAAATTTACCGGTAATACTGATGTAATATCAGGAATTAAAAGTATTGCAAAAGATATAATTAGTTCATTTGAATTACATATACCATTACCTAATAAAGAAAACCCTGCTAATCCTGGTTCTATTGATATTTCTGGCGAAAACTTATCAAATGTTATTGATTCTTTAGACCACCTTAAAAAGAAAAACTATTTAGAACAACTTGAAGAAGAAGATGTTTTACAAGAAAAAATTAATCAATTATTTAATCAAATATGTGAAGAGAAAGGTGATAGAATCATAGTCTTTATTGATGAATTAGATAGATGTAAACCAACGTTTGCAATCAATTTACTTGAAAGAATTAAGCATTATTTTGATAACGAAAAAATTACATTTGTATTTTCAACTAATATTATAGAATTGCAAAATACTATTAAGAATTATTATGGAAATAATTTTGATGCTGAAAACTATTTAGATAAATTTTTTAATTTTAGATTTCAGCTTCCTACAATAGATATAAATGAATATTTGCAATTTTTAGGAGAAACACTTAACACTTCATATGAATCTACCCAATTATTATTTATTATGGAACATTTTAAATTTTCAATGAGAAATATTAATCATTATCTACAGACCTATGATATTGTATCAAGATTATTTAAATCATATAACAATATTACTTCAGATTATGGATTACAATTTTGTTCTGATTGTATTATTCCAATTCTTGTTTATTTATATCTCTTTGATAAAAAACGTTATAAGAATTTTTTAATGGGTAACGAAGAAGAATTTTTCATAAGTCTTATGTTATGTAAAATAAATGATACATATATTAAAGATTTTGTTTTTCTTACTTCATCATTGTCCGGCTCAGAAACTAGAGAAAAAGGTAGCCTAAGGGCTATTTACAATCTAATTTTTTCACAAGAAAATTATGATACCTTTTTTGCAAAGGCAATATCTACAAAATACAAATTTGTACCAAAAATAAAAAATATATTGGAATCATGTATGTCTTGTTTATTTGATGTCTCTTTATTTAATTAA
- a CDS encoding DUF262 domain-containing HNH endonuclease family protein, translating into MEIEPGRIINDFIEPNKKQYTIPVYQRNYEWSSEQCIKLFQDIVQAYKRDKTHFCGSVVYAYLKEEHNIVYYVLIDGQQRITTVYLLLKAMRDLAETAGTKELIDEALYNVDKFDTYDVTQQSKLKLKPVESDNNQLYLLMEEKYDKVDKSTGIWINYELFTKLIKEEQAKGLTVKEIYKGLEKLLCAKIKLGADDNAQEIFERINSTGVPLNLSDKIRNFVLMTDVNQEKLYKDYWLEIENLIDKKQMPNFFQDYLNLKIDGFAKESTAYEYFKKVFRDNNYTNESMLQELFHYAKIYHVFLYGDKNKYNEYTNKALDGLRNLKQTTVYLFLFSVFDDFENKVITEEELDKVLSFLLSYSIRRLICDVASNSLRGLYKTLYTRIFSNAANKENYYDSIVSFMLQLSTNDAIRNDTIFKQALIDNNLYRKNALCKYLLSSIENQGKESLEIETGNLTIEHILPQNKNLSEEWQKMLGSNWEFDKEKYQHTLGNLTLTGYNSELGDRPFTEKLELLDSKNTKVVVLYKDVNDCKEWNINTILNRANILADMILQLFPIENPKNKISFDSPGYKEYSCDNPDNAEYKRPDYYILQGEKVNCNSFASMLISLSKRLYDLDSTIIETLAKENVHLVEGKYASFSYDRNQVNEDTQIEGTEIYISHNYNSPKLIKIISQLLDYYEIEQSDFVYSACSTDIKK; encoded by the coding sequence ATGGAAATTGAACCTGGCCGCATTATTAATGATTTTATAGAACCAAATAAAAAACAATATACAATTCCTGTTTATCAAAGAAATTATGAATGGTCTTCAGAACAATGTATAAAACTTTTTCAGGATATTGTTCAAGCGTATAAAAGAGATAAAACACATTTTTGTGGCTCTGTAGTTTATGCTTATTTAAAAGAAGAACATAATATTGTTTATTATGTTTTAATTGATGGTCAGCAAAGAATTACTACTGTCTATCTTCTTTTGAAGGCAATGAGAGATTTAGCTGAAACAGCTGGTACAAAAGAATTAATAGATGAAGCTCTTTATAATGTAGATAAATTTGATACTTATGATGTTACCCAACAAAGTAAATTAAAATTGAAACCTGTTGAAAGTGATAACAATCAACTTTATTTGCTTATGGAAGAAAAATATGACAAAGTTGATAAATCAACAGGTATTTGGATAAATTACGAATTATTTACAAAACTTATAAAGGAAGAACAAGCAAAAGGACTTACTGTAAAAGAAATTTATAAAGGTCTTGAAAAATTATTATGTGCAAAGATTAAATTAGGTGCAGATGATAATGCCCAAGAAATTTTTGAAAGAATTAATTCTACCGGAGTTCCGTTAAATCTTTCTGATAAAATTCGAAATTTTGTTTTAATGACAGATGTAAATCAAGAAAAATTATATAAAGATTATTGGTTGGAAATTGAAAATTTAATTGATAAAAAACAAATGCCAAATTTCTTTCAGGATTATTTGAATCTTAAAATTGATGGTTTTGCTAAAGAATCAACTGCATATGAATATTTTAAAAAAGTATTTAGAGATAATAATTATACAAATGAATCTATGCTTCAGGAATTATTTCATTATGCTAAAATTTATCATGTATTCCTTTATGGTGATAAAAATAAATATAATGAATATACAAATAAAGCTTTAGATGGTTTGAGAAATCTTAAACAAACAACTGTATATTTATTTCTCTTTAGTGTTTTTGATGATTTTGAAAATAAGGTTATTACAGAAGAAGAACTGGATAAAGTATTATCATTCTTATTAAGTTATAGCATCCGTCGTTTAATTTGTGATGTAGCTTCTAATTCTTTACGCGGTTTATATAAAACATTATATACCCGTATTTTTTCAAATGCTGCAAATAAAGAAAATTACTATGATTCTATAGTTTCATTTATGTTGCAATTGTCTACAAACGATGCGATTAGAAATGATACAATATTTAAGCAGGCATTAATTGATAATAATCTTTATCGTAAAAATGCATTATGTAAATATTTACTTTCTAGTATTGAAAATCAAGGAAAAGAATCGTTAGAAATCGAAACTGGTAATCTTACTATCGAACACATTTTACCACAAAACAAAAATCTTTCTGAAGAATGGCAAAAGATGCTTGGTTCAAACTGGGAGTTCGATAAAGAAAAATATCAACACACATTAGGCAATTTAACATTAACTGGTTATAACAGTGAATTGGGAGATCGCCCTTTTACAGAGAAGCTTGAATTATTGGATAGTAAAAATACTAAAGTTGTTGTTCTTTATAAAGATGTAAATGATTGTAAAGAATGGAATATTAATACTATTCTTAATAGAGCAAATATTCTTGCTGATATGATTTTACAATTATTTCCAATTGAGAATCCAAAAAACAAGATATCTTTTGATTCTCCTGGCTATAAAGAATATAGTTGTGATAATCCAGATAATGCTGAATATAAGCGTCCTGATTATTATATTTTACAAGGTGAAAAAGTTAATTGTAATTCTTTCGCTTCAATGCTTATTTCGCTGAGTAAACGTTTATATGATTTAGACAGCACAATTATAGAAACACTCGCAAAAGAAAATGTACATCTTGTTGAAGGTAAATATGCAAGCTTTTCATATGATAGAAATCAAGTAAACGAAGATACGCAGATTGAAGGTACAGAAATATATATCAGTCATAATTATAATTCTCCAAAATTGATAAAAATAATTTCTCAATTATTGGATTATTATGAAATCGAACAAAGTGATTTTGTATATAGTGCTTGCAGTACTGATATAAAAAAATAA
- a CDS encoding Fic family protein — MAEKNPYELDFEKYIRNTEPAKKDKTYAWTTAIGLQQVDGLTPSKYLFDTAKRNIEGEITFDEAKSLIDTYYESKTERLDTSEERTEEADKVASRIAQIISENSFNFSPSHLIAIHGRLFEGIFKFAGKLRDYDISKHEWVLNGDTVMYGAAFELKMALDYDFEQERNFNYKNLSIEEIVKHITFFVSRLWQIHAFGEGNTRTTAVFTIKYLRSLGFNVNNDIFAENSWYFRNALVRANYNNLQKGIQENPEFLERFFRNLLMGEHNELKNRYCHIKYSKQAEKKVTQKVTVNVTVKFTANQKKILEEIKKNQFVTQEELAEIIGITRKSINENMKKLQSMNIIERIGADKNGYWKISEL; from the coding sequence ATGGCTGAGAAGAATCCATATGAATTAGATTTTGAAAAATATATTCGCAATACAGAACCTGCTAAGAAAGATAAAACCTATGCATGGACAACGGCTATAGGTTTACAGCAGGTGGATGGGCTTACTCCATCAAAATATCTTTTTGATACTGCAAAACGAAATATTGAAGGTGAAATCACCTTTGATGAAGCAAAATCGCTTATAGATACTTATTATGAATCTAAAACAGAACGGCTCGATACTTCCGAAGAACGGACGGAAGAGGCTGATAAAGTTGCTTCCCGAATTGCACAAATAATAAGTGAAAACTCATTCAATTTTTCTCCTTCTCATTTAATTGCAATACATGGAAGATTGTTTGAAGGAATCTTTAAGTTTGCAGGAAAGCTCAGAGATTACGATATTTCAAAGCATGAATGGGTTTTAAATGGCGATACTGTTATGTATGGTGCAGCATTTGAATTAAAGATGGCACTGGATTATGACTTTGAGCAGGAAAGAAACTTTAATTACAAGAATTTGAGTATAGAAGAAATTGTAAAACATATTACCTTCTTTGTTTCTCGTCTCTGGCAGATTCACGCTTTTGGAGAAGGAAACACAAGAACAACGGCTGTATTTACAATCAAATATCTTCGCTCACTTGGATTTAATGTAAATAATGATATCTTTGCTGAAAATTCCTGGTATTTTAGAAATGCTTTGGTACGTGCAAATTACAACAATCTGCAGAAGGGAATACAGGAAAATCCAGAGTTTCTTGAACGATTCTTCCGAAATCTGTTGATGGGAGAGCATAATGAGCTTAAAAACAGATACTGTCATATAAAGTATTCTAAACAGGCTGAAAAGAAAGTTACTCAAAAGGTTACTGTAAACGTTACTGTAAAATTCACTGCAAATCAGAAAAAAATTCTTGAAGAAATAAAGAAGAATCAATTTGTAACGCAGGAGGAGCTTGCTGAGATTATTGGAATTACAAGAAAAAGTATAAATGAAAACATGAAGAAACTGCAAAGTATGAATATTATTGAAAGGATAGGTGCTGATAAAAACGGTTATTGGAAAATCAGTGAACTTTAG
- the metG gene encoding methionine--tRNA ligase has translation MNRRLITAALPYVNNIPHLGNIIQSLSGDVFARFCRNRGYDTLYICGVDEYGTATETKALEEKTEPRALCDHYYGEHTKIYEWFHINFDKFGRTSNEQCTEITQALFNDLDKAGLIHEHVNKQLFCPHCNMFLADRYVDGTCPKCGYEKARGDQCDKCGSLLDPIELKEPRCHTCGSTPEVRETKHLYIDLPAMSEKLNAWMDKASVEGRWSDNAINMTKAWIRDGLQERAITRDLKWGIPVPKAGYENKVFYVWFNAPIGYLSITKQLADELVKAGKQSFDWKSWWLPSESEEAKGKEKVDLFQFIGKDNIPFHTVVFPCTMLGSPHDWTKLHHMSSTEFLNYEDGKFSKSLGIGVFGSDAIESGIPADAWRFYIFYNRPEKQDYQFTWKDFMEKLNGELIGNLGNLVNRTLLFVTKYYDGKIPDAPVDEELWKQVRELEAKATESLEWADLKDAFHTMFDIADICNKKFQATEPWKARTENPSVAESLIHNLCYVIKDLMIMMNPYMPQYTQKIMSYFGKSIQESKVGMETKPGYTWADLGVTEGLSIVGPTEVYFKPMDQKTMLAFREKFGGKQNKDAAKGEGKKEKKADKKKAEPVVLPVDQQADFFNKNIELTVAKIVDVKPNPEGEKLYIETLDDGSGTPRTIQSGLRMYLKESDLLGKHVIIAANLAPRTMRGVESRGMLLAGDYKDADGKDCVEVLDASWAAPGTKVVLEGADVNATKKEQITGDEFFAVQIAAKDGVVQIAGKKLLADGKEIKTEKALNSEIG, from the coding sequence ATGAACAGACGACTTATCACAGCAGCTTTACCATACGTAAATAATATTCCACATCTGGGAAATATCATTCAGTCTCTTTCGGGAGATGTTTTTGCACGATTCTGTCGTAACCGCGGGTATGATACTCTTTACATTTGCGGTGTTGATGAATACGGTACTGCAACTGAAACTAAGGCGCTTGAGGAGAAGACTGAGCCTCGCGCGCTGTGTGATCACTACTATGGCGAGCACACAAAAATCTATGAATGGTTCCACATCAATTTTGATAAATTCGGACGCACTTCGAACGAGCAGTGTACTGAAATTACACAGGCTCTTTTTAATGATCTGGACAAGGCCGGCCTGATTCACGAGCATGTAAACAAGCAGCTTTTCTGTCCTCACTGTAATATGTTCCTTGCTGACCGCTATGTTGACGGAACTTGTCCTAAGTGCGGTTATGAAAAGGCTCGCGGTGACCAGTGTGATAAATGTGGTTCGCTGCTTGATCCTATCGAACTTAAAGAGCCTCGCTGCCACACCTGTGGTTCAACTCCTGAGGTTCGTGAAACAAAGCATTTGTATATTGACCTTCCTGCTATGAGCGAAAAACTCAATGCATGGATGGATAAAGCTAGTGTTGAAGGACGCTGGTCTGATAATGCTATCAATATGACTAAGGCATGGATCCGCGACGGTCTTCAGGAACGTGCTATTACCCGTGACCTTAAGTGGGGTATTCCGGTTCCAAAGGCTGGTTATGAAAATAAGGTATTCTATGTCTGGTTCAATGCGCCAATCGGATATCTTTCCATAACAAAGCAGTTGGCTGATGAGCTTGTAAAGGCTGGTAAACAGAGTTTTGACTGGAAGAGCTGGTGGCTGCCTTCGGAGTCCGAAGAGGCTAAGGGTAAGGAAAAGGTTGATTTATTCCAGTTTATCGGCAAGGACAATATTCCGTTCCACACTGTTGTATTCCCTTGTACTATGCTCGGTTCTCCTCACGACTGGACTAAGCTTCACCACATGTCTTCTACTGAGTTCCTTAATTATGAGGATGGAAAGTTCTCTAAGAGTCTGGGAATTGGTGTATTTGGTTCTGATGCTATTGAGAGCGGAATTCCTGCTGATGCATGGCGTTTCTATATTTTCTATAACCGCCCTGAAAAGCAGGACTACCAGTTTACCTGGAAAGACTTTATGGAAAAACTCAACGGCGAGCTGATTGGTAACTTGGGTAACCTTGTAAACCGCACTCTGCTGTTTGTTACAAAATATTATGATGGAAAGATTCCTGACGCTCCTGTTGATGAAGAGCTCTGGAAGCAGGTTCGCGAGCTTGAGGCTAAGGCAACTGAAAGTCTCGAGTGGGCTGATCTGAAAGATGCATTCCACACTATGTTTGACATTGCTGATATCTGTAATAAGAAGTTCCAGGCAACTGAGCCTTGGAAGGCACGTACAGAAAACCCTAGCGTTGCTGAAAGCCTTATCCATAACCTCTGTTATGTTATTAAGGATTTGATGATTATGATGAATCCTTATATGCCTCAGTACACTCAGAAGATTATGAGTTACTTCGGCAAGTCTATTCAGGAAAGCAAGGTTGGAATGGAAACAAAGCCTGGTTATACATGGGCTGATTTAGGAGTGACTGAAGGTTTGAGCATCGTTGGTCCAACTGAAGTTTACTTTAAGCCAATGGATCAGAAGACTATGCTTGCATTCCGTGAGAAGTTTGGCGGTAAGCAGAATAAGGATGCCGCAAAGGGCGAGGGCAAAAAAGAAAAGAAAGCTGATAAGAAGAAGGCTGAGCCGGTTGTACTTCCTGTTGACCAGCAGGCTGATTTCTTCAACAAGAATATTGAATTGACTGTTGCAAAGATTGTTGATGTAAAGCCTAATCCGGAAGGAGAAAAGCTTTATATTGAAACTCTTGATGATGGAAGCGGAACTCCTAGAACTATTCAGTCGGGCCTCCGCATGTACCTCAAAGAGAGTGACCTTCTTGGTAAGCATGTAATTATTGCTGCTAACCTTGCACCTCGTACAATGCGTGGTGTTGAAAGCCGCGGTATGCTTCTGGCTGGTGACTATAAAGATGCTGATGGCAAGGACTGCGTAGAAGTTCTTGATGCCAGCTGGGCAGCTCCTGGAACTAAGGTTGTTCTTGAGGGCGCTGATGTAAATGCTACAAAGAAAGAGCAGATTACAGGCGATGAGTTCTTTGCAGTTCAGATTGCAGCTAAAGACGGCGTAGTTCAGATTGCCGGAAAGAAGCTGCTTGCTGATGGAAAAGAAATTAAGACTGAGAAAGCACTTAATAGTGAAATTGGGTAA
- the nadE gene encoding NAD(+) synthase, giving the protein MSIKDEAIEWIHSYFEKNGNPQTKAVIGISGGKDSSTVAALCCAALGKDRVIGVMMPNGVQSDIEDSKKLCAFLGIKNYTVNIADAYNGLTRSIKDSLGADEVPAQYRTNTPARLRMATLYGIAAMEGNARVSNNGNLSERLAGYFTLWGDGAGDFAALANLYVDEVVELGLSLGLPEELCHKAPSDGMSGKTDEDNLGFTYADLRAVAESKTSGMDEAKVAVIKNRINMMDFKKNLLNLPCFVPSIRK; this is encoded by the coding sequence ATGAGTATTAAAGATGAAGCAATAGAATGGATTCACAGCTATTTTGAAAAGAACGGCAATCCGCAGACTAAAGCAGTAATCGGTATTTCAGGCGGAAAGGATTCTTCTACCGTTGCAGCCCTTTGTTGTGCTGCTCTTGGTAAAGACCGTGTTATCGGTGTTATGATGCCGAACGGCGTTCAGTCTGATATTGAAGATTCTAAAAAACTCTGTGCTTTCCTTGGAATAAAAAACTACACTGTAAATATTGCTGATGCATACAACGGACTTACCCGCTCAATCAAGGATTCTCTTGGAGCAGATGAAGTACCGGCTCAGTATAGAACAAACACACCGGCACGCCTTCGCATGGCAACTCTTTACGGAATTGCCGCAATGGAAGGAAATGCCCGTGTTTCAAATAACGGTAACTTAAGCGAGCGCCTCGCAGGTTATTTTACTTTGTGGGGTGATGGGGCTGGAGACTTTGCGGCTCTTGCAAATCTTTATGTTGATGAAGTAGTGGAGCTCGGACTTTCTCTCGGGCTTCCTGAAGAACTCTGCCATAAAGCGCCTTCAGACGGAATGTCCGGAAAAACTGATGAAGATAACCTTGGCTTTACTTATGCTGATCTTCGTGCCGTTGCCGAAAGCAAAACTTCAGGCATGGATGAAGCAAAAGTTGCCGTAATCAAAAACAGAATTAACATGATGGATTTTAAGAAGAATCTTTTGAATCTTCCATGTTTTGTTCCATCGATTAGGAAATAG
- a CDS encoding lipid II:glycine glycyltransferase FemX — translation MFDIKIKPIESSAHENDGTFLQTPFWCQFKTRHGWTYRRFEVEYTLPPLNEKNEDCDKPQPSSTVFSTGSTTVHSELAVLNRSFAKGAFSIAYIPLFPKLPYECTSEELLDKAFDEEGDASVLAGQEIITPETQTIEFVHLLSELAAALKPELPKNTIAIRFDPDVIFSTPEDRDLFNYGMKTVAYADRIKLKKNSVDIQPPDSTLVDLTGTEEEILEKMHSKWRYNIRLSERKGVTVKRYLGNDINLSEKLDKFYELTKITNARDGNASHAKAYYFDLIKSSADEISKGRDVPVISLYIAEHEGEEIASIMTLFSHDEAIYLYGASSNNKRNLMPNHLLQWTAMKDAKVYGSKYYDMYGMPPEGKDENHPMHGLYMFKANFGGKNIHRTGSWDVPLKPVYRCYSAAEKLRAFWHKKVIKKLKGR, via the coding sequence ATGTTCGACATTAAAATAAAACCAATCGAAAGTTCCGCCCACGAAAACGACGGAACTTTTTTACAAACTCCTTTCTGGTGCCAGTTCAAGACACGACACGGGTGGACTTACAGACGGTTTGAAGTTGAGTATACACTACCGCCGTTGAATGAAAAAAACGAAGACTGTGATAAACCGCAGCCGAGTTCTACGGTGTTTTCGACAGGCTCAACCACCGTACATTCAGAGCTCGCCGTCCTCAACCGCAGTTTCGCAAAGGGCGCATTCTCAATTGCATATATTCCTCTTTTTCCAAAACTGCCTTATGAGTGTACTTCAGAAGAATTACTCGATAAGGCTTTTGATGAGGAAGGTGATGCTTCTGTTCTTGCCGGTCAGGAAATCATAACTCCGGAAACTCAGACAATTGAGTTTGTACATTTACTCAGCGAACTTGCTGCAGCCCTTAAACCAGAGCTTCCTAAAAATACAATTGCAATCCGCTTTGATCCTGATGTTATTTTCAGCACACCTGAAGACCGAGATCTTTTCAATTACGGAATGAAAACAGTAGCTTATGCAGACCGCATCAAGCTTAAAAAGAACTCGGTAGATATCCAGCCGCCTGACAGCACACTTGTAGACCTCACTGGCACAGAAGAAGAAATCCTCGAAAAAATGCATTCTAAGTGGCGCTACAATATCCGCCTGAGCGAAAGAAAGGGCGTTACAGTAAAACGTTACTTAGGAAATGATATCAACTTGTCTGAAAAATTAGACAAGTTTTATGAACTGACAAAGATTACAAACGCCCGAGACGGCAATGCAAGCCACGCAAAGGCTTATTATTTTGATCTGATTAAATCTTCTGCAGACGAAATCAGCAAGGGCCGCGATGTACCTGTAATCAGCCTGTATATCGCAGAGCACGAAGGCGAGGAAATTGCTTCCATCATGACACTTTTCAGCCACGACGAAGCAATCTACCTTTACGGTGCAAGCAGCAACAATAAACGCAACCTCATGCCAAATCATCTTCTTCAGTGGACAGCAATGAAGGATGCAAAAGTATACGGCAGTAAATACTACGACATGTACGGAATGCCACCAGAGGGTAAGGATGAAAACCATCCTATGCACGGCCTTTACATGTTCAAAGCAAACTTCGGTGGTAAGAACATCCACCGCACCGGTAGCTGGGACGTCCCACTTAAACCTGTTTACCGCTGCTACAGCGCTGCAGAAAAACTCCGCGCCTTCTGGCATAAGAAAGTAATTAAGAAATTAAAGGGCCGCTAA
- a CDS encoding DUF5718 family protein, which yields MNFYDTTDIPCFGVAGNFTGHLEQAGEASDFKNVKTLEQNAPKAIFPTFLPLKQPNSGSNASVIPDFLTTFPFDPKRIIFPKGEERLQIEPECAIVFNATWNDDTLTELKPVSFGASNDCSIRKQGAKKISEKKNWGECTKGFSENQIAADGFEKGCLLDDYRIASFLIRNGEVYDYGENSAVRDYSYIYKKLTDWMLDKFNNQQNEGPAEDIHSYLVAAGRPQKIMVSIGATRYTAWGESNFLQNGDKAVVVVYPESKYTPEQIHKMAETGDFTDSTVSALVQTVEL from the coding sequence ATGAACTTTTACGATACAACTGATATCCCGTGCTTTGGTGTAGCCGGAAATTTCACAGGTCACCTCGAACAGGCCGGAGAAGCCTCAGACTTCAAAAACGTTAAGACGCTTGAGCAAAACGCTCCAAAGGCCATTTTTCCGACATTTTTACCGTTAAAACAGCCAAATTCGGGCTCTAACGCTTCAGTAATTCCCGATTTTCTCACAACCTTCCCATTTGACCCAAAACGCATTATTTTCCCAAAAGGCGAAGAAAGGCTTCAGATAGAACCGGAATGTGCTATCGTATTCAATGCAACATGGAACGACGATACACTCACAGAACTCAAGCCAGTAAGCTTTGGAGCTTCTAATGACTGCTCAATCCGTAAACAGGGTGCAAAGAAAATCAGCGAAAAGAAAAACTGGGGAGAGTGTACAAAAGGCTTTTCAGAAAATCAGATAGCAGCTGACGGCTTTGAAAAAGGCTGCCTTCTCGACGACTACAGAATCGCAAGTTTCCTCATCCGAAACGGCGAAGTATACGACTATGGTGAAAACTCCGCAGTCCGCGATTACAGTTACATCTACAAAAAACTCACAGACTGGATGCTCGACAAATTCAACAATCAGCAGAACGAAGGTCCTGCAGAAGATATTCACAGCTACCTTGTAGCAGCCGGCCGTCCACAGAAAATCATGGTTTCAATCGGTGCAACACGATATACCGCCTGGGGTGAATCAAACTTCCTGCAGAACGGAGACAAGGCTGTAGTTGTTGTTTATCCGGAATCAAAATACACACCGGAACAGATTCATAAAATGGCAGAGACAGGAGACTTTACAGATTCCACTGTTTCAGCATTAGTGCAGACTGTTGAACTATAG